Proteins encoded in a region of the Anopheles ziemanni chromosome 2, idAnoZiCoDA_A2_x.2, whole genome shotgun sequence genome:
- the LOC131282716 gene encoding uncharacterized protein LOC131282716, with amino-acid sequence MDRSVDSIGSCSLDVDADSTDFSDTSGELNFLTPISGKDITREFTAGIKERCMLPVINCQAVTSVLDPVTGHISTVLTTTASSQHPPCPSTQPLLGGGDTSPTAPASNKKPSYLNLACCVNGYSNLTTYDSKLRQDINKSREVSPSRPIIATLHYNRTDSAGGGHLLTAPTLSYVSMNNTINNNYSGTIGSGTNRMFKMNGSAGTNGAGGGRMRGLNGPVSPSMGGVTDVTDNAGVNGFFNGNGSFLGGGGTAMRSKVISSQSQISSLTREDSQLLATPKKSFIQQRVEKLYGASEGVVINKQYYSSSERKYLNNIANENHGNGAPTNGAPMATTGKTGGQSMTNGNGATGSLAKNGVGNGHHPYAYSTNEWNSLITVDENNRHINSEDQDEADPEIDALPVLRHLRPEFRAQLQIFSPKKVPKASPNRTMQAAAVAMNGNNILPNGTSATADNVAHRHSTIPVINGNNRHSEVIEREEGHQLSNGSTNRTTTKSARTSSHITTNANGATISSSSASSNGHHAVITEESSSIIRHHSNTSTRTVKSNNVIEQQEEQHQTSTDDGRCYSGSILTPDVAAVEKQLRSLVVVSPPAAERCVSSQQQTASAIATVVVPDTAEADVLKPATVASVIENGQQNGVVDSSSSSDVDRTGLEIVGEVVEAVHCDNSTPTEQAVTTNSMRTTNGGETTLVVGVGTTVTMAGIDRHQPHQLPVEAEVDNRRTKSTVEEVLGPVSATIIEATATNGTESSSNNNNVLDGNYFLQILKTERHRLQAMADEVEKEISQLQGNGVVIGEDLNGYILVAVGKARLLCSQKMKQFEDLCYTNLNQSPDEKFQTTGEDLRGFWDMVMLQVNNVDATFVEIDSFRKNGWRKPIPKSPPQARNGAPRTTKLVKRPYKTQTNGGGGGTTVTDGSANGGAVETKKASAALAAAKREAQRKQLMEMKRKQKLANSQPQQAVEIFAPSAQEEGQQAQLNGDSNTQRTAVDTS; translated from the exons ACACATCCGGAGAGCTTAACTTCCTAACGCCCATTTCTGGCAAGGATATTACGCGCGAGTTCACCGCCGGAATTAAGGAGCGCTGCATGCTACCGGTGATCAACTGCCAAGCGGTCACGAGCGTCCTGGATCCGGTAACCGGTCACATCAGCACCGTCCTAACGACGACCGCCTCCTCTCAGCATCCTCCGTGCCCTTCCACCCAACCACTGCTCGGTGGGGGTGATACGTCCCCAACCGCACCGGCATCGAACAAGAAGCCAAGCTATCTGAACCTGGCCTGCTGCGTTAATGGCTACTCGAACCTGACGACGTACGATTCAAAGCTTCGGCAGGATATAAACAAGTCACGCGAAGTGTCCCCGAGCCGTCCGATCATCGCGACGCTGCATTACAACCGCACGGATTCGGCCGGTGGTGGTCATCTACTGACCGCTCCGACGCTTAGCTACGTCAGTATGAACAACACGATCAATAACAACTACAGTGGCACGATCGGAAGTGGAACGAATCGAATGTTTAAGATGAACGGATCGGCTGGCACGAATGGTGCAGGTGGAGGACGAATGAGGGGATTAAATGGACCCGTTTCGCCATCCATGGGAGGCGTCACCGACGTAACGGATAACGCAGGAGTGAATGGATTTTTCAACGGTAACGGCAGTTTCCTCGGCGGCGGTGGTACGGCAATGCGCTCGAAAGTCATCTCATCGCAGTCGCAAATCAGTAGCTTGACACGGGAGGATTCACAGCTTTTAGCAACACCCAAGAAAAGCTTCATCCAGCAGCGTGTTGAAAAGCTGTACGGTGCAAGCGAAGGTGTAGTCATCAATAAACAGTACTACAGTAGCAGTGAACGCAAGTACCTTAACAACATCgccaacgaaaaccatggcAATGGGGCTCCGACCAATGGTGCTCCGATGGCCACGACTGGCAAGACAGGTGGTCAATCGATGACGAATGGTAATGGAGCGACCGGATCGTTGGCGAAAAACGGTGTCGGAAACGGACACCATCCGTACGCGTACTCCACGAACGAATGGAACTCGCTTATCACGGTGGATGAGAATAACCGTCATATTAACAGTGAAGATCAGGACGAAGCAGACCCGGAGATCGATGCCTTACCGGTGCTGCGACACTTGCGACCCGAGTTCCGGGCGCAGCTGCAAATTTTCTCACCGAAAAAAGTACCCAAAGCGTCACCGAATCGTACCATGCAGGCGGCGGCGGTCGCCATGAATGGAAATAACATTCTTCCCAATGGAACCAGTGCGACGGCAGACAACGTGGCGCACCGTCATAGCACCATCCCGGTCATAAATGGTAACAACAGACACAGCGAGGTAATCGAGCGGGAAGAGGGGCACCAGCTATCGAACGGTAGCACAAATCGAACGACAACAAAAAGTGCCCGAACGTCGTCACACATCACCACAAACGCGAATGGTGCAAcgatatcatcatcatccgcgaGCAGCAATGGTCACCACGCGGTGATCACGGAggaaagcagcagcatcatccgTCACCATAGTAACACCAGCACGCGAACGGTGAAAAGCAACAACGTCATCGAACAGCAGGAAGAACAACATCAGACGTCGACTGACGACGGCCGCTGCTATTCCGGTAGTATACTAACGCCGGACGTCGCAGCAGTGGAGAAGCAACTGCGCTCGCTGGTAGTGGTGTCTCCACCGGCGGCAGAACGGTGTGTTAGTAGTCAGCAGCAGACGGCTTCCGCCATCGCGACCGTCGTCGTACCTGACACCGCCGAGGCCGACGTGCTAAAACCGGCGACAGTCGCTAGTGTGATCGAGAACGGCCAACAGAACGGTGTTGTCGatagcagtagcagcagtgaCGTTGATAGGACCGGACTCGAAATTGTCGGTGAAGTTGTTGAAGCCGTGCATTGTGATAATAGTACCCCGACGGAGCAGGCAGTGACCACCAACAGTATGCGTACAACAAACGGTGGCGAAACGACACTAGTAGTAGGCGTCGGAACCACAGTAACGATGGCTGGCATCGATCGTCATCAACCCCATCAGCTCCCGGTGGAAGCGGAAGTTGACAATCGACGTACCAAATCAACAGTGGAAGAAGTATTAGGACCAGTGTCAGCAACGATCATCGAAGCAACCGCAACCAATGGTACcgaaagcagcagcaacaacaataatGTGCTCGATGGAAACTATTTCCTGCAGATACTGAAAACCGAGCGCCATCGACTACAAGCAATGGCCGACGAGGTGGAGAAAGAGATCAGTCAGCTGCAG GGCAATGGCGTCGTCATTGGTGAGGATCTGAACGGCTACATTCTGGTCGCCGTAGGCAAAGCCCGCCTGCTGTGCTCGCAGAAGATGAAACAGTTTGAAG ATTTGTGCTACACGAATCTTAACCAATCGCCTGATGAAAAGTTCCAAACGACCGGTGAAGATCTGCGCGGATTCTGGGACATGGTGATGCTGCAGGTGAACAATGTCGATGCCACCTTCGTGGAGATCGATTCGTTCCGGAAAAATGGATGGCGG aaaCCAATTCCAAAGAGTCCACCACAGGCTCGCAATGGAGCACCTCGCACGACAAAACTGGTGAAACGCCCGTACAAAACGCAGACgaatggcggcggcggcggtacCACCGTGACCGACGGCAGTGCCAACGGTGGTGCGGTTGAGACGAAAAAGGCATCCGCCGCGTTGGCAGCGGCCAAACGGGAAGCCCAGCGAAAGCAGCTGATGGAAATGAAGCGCAAGCAGAAGCTGGCCAACAGTCAACCCCAGCAGGCGGTGGAAATCTTTGCTCCCTCGGCGCAAGAGGAGGGACAACAGGCGCAGCTCAACGGCGACAGTAATACCCAACGGACGGCGGTGGACACGAGTTGA